One stretch of Syntrophomonadaceae bacterium DNA includes these proteins:
- the cas6 gene encoding CRISPR system precrRNA processing endoribonuclease RAMP protein Cas6 has translation MLKSVRFSFYKVMLATGTRGLELVPSKITALQSAFIKSFRRVVCNQNRRECARCAVYSECPFYRVFLAAPAGVHYGAKAEPFVLGFPFGNKTSYQPGETLAVGLVLIGDTWKYLPHFVNALQELGGTLEKTNRSFRLVGVVGVNPLNNDCRLAAIPEKGQPYNEELSLSGAEIELAANNLDRSVIAIDYVTVTRLRYRNQVAERAEFNILIRNLLRRIRGLGLHQGVENLENFLGLVRKAQQIYTVSDYTRWVDLRKPNRRVASGQFSGGLMGQVTYRGELAPFLTLLKLGELLHVGWFSGFGLGKYSILPKISG, from the coding sequence ATGCTTAAATCAGTCAGGTTTTCCTTTTATAAAGTCATGCTGGCAACTGGAACACGCGGGCTGGAGCTAGTCCCATCAAAAATTACCGCACTGCAGAGCGCCTTTATCAAAAGTTTTCGCAGGGTGGTTTGTAACCAGAACCGCAGAGAATGCGCCCGTTGTGCAGTTTATTCCGAATGCCCTTTCTACAGGGTTTTTTTAGCTGCTCCTGCCGGGGTACATTACGGAGCTAAGGCGGAACCATTTGTTTTGGGGTTTCCCTTTGGCAACAAGACTTCTTACCAGCCGGGTGAGACCCTGGCGGTCGGGCTGGTGTTGATTGGCGATACCTGGAAGTATCTGCCCCACTTTGTCAATGCTCTGCAGGAATTGGGCGGAACATTGGAGAAAACAAATAGGTCTTTTCGTCTAGTGGGTGTGGTAGGAGTAAATCCTTTAAACAATGACTGCCGGTTAGCTGCTATACCGGAAAAAGGGCAGCCGTACAACGAGGAGTTGTCTTTGTCGGGTGCGGAAATAGAGCTGGCGGCAAATAATCTGGACAGAAGTGTCATTGCCATTGACTACGTTACAGTTACCAGGCTGCGTTACCGCAACCAGGTGGCCGAGCGGGCCGAGTTCAACATATTAATTAGAAACTTGCTGCGCCGGATCAGGGGGTTAGGGCTACATCAGGGAGTGGAAAATCTGGAAAATTTTTTGGGCCTGGTCCGGAAGGCCCAGCAGATTTATACTGTTTCGGACTATACCCGGTGGGTTGACCTGCGCAAACCAAACCGCAGAGTAGCTAGCGGCCAATTTTCCGGGGGTTTGATGGGGCAGGTTACCTACAGGGGCGAACTGGCCCCCTTTTTAACGTTGCTTAAACTGGGTGAGCTTTTGCACGTAGGATGGTTTTCCGGTTTCGGGTTGGGTAAGTATTCAATCTTGCCCAAAATAAGTGGTTAG
- a CDS encoding PAS domain S-box protein, protein MMQERGPEKPNGLEEEGQAAADRYRLLFAEANDAIFVYDLDGRLLDANRRAWELFGYSREELLKMNSSLLSAAGCQPAEHWMERSGKKVGWSINR, encoded by the coding sequence ATGATGCAAGAAAGAGGGCCGGAAAAACCGAATGGTTTGGAGGAGGAGGGACAGGCTGCGGCGGACCGGTATCGCCTGTTGTTTGCAGAGGCTAACGATGCCATTTTTGTTTATGACCTGGATGGCCGGTTATTGGATGCTAACCGGCGGGCCTGGGAACTCTTTGGTTACTCCCGGGAAGAGCTGTTAAAGATGAATAGCAGTCTTTTATCCGCTGCAGGCTGTCAGCCGGCAGAGCACTGGATGGAAAGATCCGGGAAGAAGGTCGGCTGGTCTATCAATCGGTGA
- a CDS encoding diguanylate cyclase — protein MIKHSSGALRAVEVSANLTGCLGQPAILAIVRDITEQKNALEEILRWNKELARLSATTTALMKINQLISATLDVDQIWKVFSRELQQLMPLDRVGLAILKGEGRNISVKVMTLTGKWAGKTSDNLPLKEGTSLDWIIRHRVPHIERDLAIKQDFSEDRWLYKEGIRSVIRVPIFSKGNLIGILFLDSTEPDAYSEQDLTILEPIAVQLAITMEKQRLYRRLEEKERQARLLYELTAELNLSLNLDVILSTLVQKTAEALAVPACLVGLVTGEELAVNNFYNIRPEIASQIRFKKGEAWLGKVWATGRPVVVPDLLATATYPHLVEAVGAKAMAAAPILLQGQVIGVICAYSQEAGDFTRDTVTMLEAFAAQAAVAINNARSFEEIKEAKEKIEEMNQRDFLTGLYNRQFFENLFLKEKERAARYQHVITVAMLDLDNFKTINDVHGHQMGDEVLRQVGKLVLNTVRQIDIPGRFGGDELVIAFPETGRDEAMAAINRLKSALSQLNETKMFPFPVDISIGLASRRNNYDYLLQEADAAMYQEKYHKKGLAPPKLEVVRPETERNFA, from the coding sequence GTGATCAAGCATTCTTCCGGCGCGCTGAGAGCTGTCGAAGTCAGCGCCAACCTGACCGGTTGCCTGGGGCAACCGGCAATCCTGGCTATAGTGCGGGACATCACCGAACAAAAAAACGCGCTCGAGGAAATCTTGCGCTGGAACAAGGAACTGGCCCGACTTTCTGCTACCACCACCGCGCTGATGAAGATCAACCAACTGATCAGCGCTACCCTCGATGTGGATCAAATCTGGAAAGTCTTTTCCAGAGAGTTGCAGCAGCTGATGCCGCTAGACCGGGTCGGCTTAGCCATTTTAAAAGGAGAAGGCAGGAATATTTCGGTAAAGGTGATGACCCTGACTGGCAAGTGGGCAGGCAAAACCTCTGACAATCTGCCGCTAAAAGAAGGCACTTCCCTGGATTGGATCATCCGCCACCGGGTACCCCATATTGAGCGGGACTTAGCAATAAAACAGGATTTTTCCGAAGACAGGTGGCTATATAAAGAAGGAATCCGTTCCGTGATCAGGGTCCCTATTTTCTCAAAAGGAAACCTGATCGGAATATTGTTTCTGGACAGCACAGAGCCTGACGCTTATTCCGAGCAGGACCTGACCATTCTGGAGCCGATTGCGGTGCAGCTGGCGATTACCATGGAAAAGCAGCGGTTGTATCGCCGGCTGGAGGAAAAGGAACGTCAGGCCAGGCTTTTATATGAATTGACCGCTGAACTCAACTTGAGTCTAAACCTGGATGTTATTCTCAGTACGCTGGTGCAGAAGACAGCGGAAGCCCTGGCTGTACCAGCCTGCCTGGTGGGGCTGGTAACCGGGGAAGAGCTGGCAGTAAATAATTTTTATAATATCCGGCCTGAGATTGCCAGCCAAATCCGCTTTAAAAAGGGAGAAGCCTGGCTGGGCAAGGTCTGGGCCACCGGCCGGCCGGTGGTAGTACCGGATCTGCTGGCAACTGCCACTTATCCCCATTTAGTTGAGGCTGTAGGAGCCAAGGCTATGGCAGCGGCGCCGATTCTGTTGCAGGGCCAGGTCATCGGGGTGATCTGCGCTTATAGCCAGGAAGCCGGCGATTTTACTAGGGATACCGTCACCATGCTGGAAGCCTTTGCCGCCCAGGCTGCGGTAGCCATCAACAATGCCCGGAGCTTTGAAGAGATCAAGGAAGCCAAAGAGAAGATCGAAGAAATGAATCAGCGGGATTTTCTGACCGGTCTATATAACCGCCAGTTCTTTGAAAACCTTTTTCTGAAAGAGAAAGAAAGGGCCGCCAGGTACCAGCATGTGATCACGGTTGCCATGCTGGATCTGGATAACTTTAAAACTATCAATGATGTTCACGGGCACCAGATGGGGGATGAGGTGCTGCGCCAGGTCGGGAAGCTGGTTTTGAACACAGTGCGCCAGATCGACATTCCCGGGCGGTTTGGGGGAGATGAGCTGGTGATCGCTTTTCCGGAAACAGGCCGGGACGAGGCTATGGCGGCAATCAACCGGCTGAAGTCGGCATTATCCCAATTAAACGAAACAAAGATGTTTCCCTTTCCCGTTGATATAAGCATTGGGCTTGCCAGCAGGCGGAACAATTATGATTATTTGCTGCAAGAAGCAGACGCAGCCATGTATCAGGAAAAATATCACAAAAAGGGGCTGGCCCCGCCTAAGCTTGAAGTTGTCAGGCCGGAAACAGAACGGAATTTTGCATAG
- the buk gene encoding butyrate kinase, which produces MIKAKKILAINPGATSTKYGIFAGEEAVLQETVRHPYQELSGFARVVDQFDLRLNLITEAMARAGFRLEELDAVVGRGGLLKPLAGGTYLVNDAMLRDLRAGVQGEHASNLGGIMAYYLAERLGIPAFVVDPVAVDEMDAIARLSGLPDLPRKSLSHALNMKAVARRVAKEMGRSYFDLNLVVAHLGSGISVSPHQKGRMIDVNNALNEGPFSPERTGGLPALELVKLCYSGKYTLDQMTAFVTREGGMYAYLGTKDLKEAEERAAGGDQQAKLVVEAMAYQIAKEIGAMAAVLAGEVDRVVLTGGMAYSQSLVDKIIARVKFIAPVVVVPGEEELPSLAQGALRVLNGEEEAKIYR; this is translated from the coding sequence ATGATTAAGGCTAAAAAAATTCTGGCAATTAATCCAGGCGCAACTTCCACTAAATATGGCATCTTTGCCGGAGAAGAAGCTGTCTTACAGGAAACAGTCCGGCATCCCTACCAGGAATTATCCGGGTTTGCCAGGGTCGTAGATCAGTTTGATTTGCGGTTAAACCTGATCACGGAGGCCATGGCCAGGGCCGGATTCAGGCTGGAGGAGTTAGACGCGGTAGTGGGCCGGGGCGGTCTCCTGAAACCCCTTGCGGGAGGTACCTACCTGGTCAATGATGCAATGCTCCGGGATCTGCGGGCAGGAGTGCAAGGGGAACATGCTTCAAACCTGGGGGGAATTATGGCCTATTACTTGGCGGAACGTCTGGGCATTCCGGCCTTTGTGGTCGATCCGGTGGCGGTGGACGAGATGGATGCCATCGCCCGGCTTTCCGGCTTGCCTGACCTGCCCCGGAAAAGCCTTTCCCACGCCTTGAACATGAAAGCGGTGGCCCGCCGGGTGGCCAAGGAGATGGGCCGCAGCTATTTTGATCTGAACCTGGTGGTAGCCCACCTGGGCAGCGGCATTTCCGTCAGCCCCCACCAAAAAGGCAGGATGATTGACGTTAACAATGCTTTAAACGAGGGGCCCTTCTCCCCGGAAAGAACCGGCGGTCTGCCGGCCCTGGAACTGGTGAAGCTTTGTTATTCCGGCAAGTACACCCTGGACCAGATGACGGCTTTTGTCACCCGGGAAGGGGGCATGTACGCCTACCTGGGGACCAAGGACCTGAAAGAGGCCGAAGAAAGGGCAGCCGGCGGAGACCAGCAGGCCAAGCTGGTGGTGGAAGCCATGGCTTACCAGATCGCCAAGGAGATCGGTGCCATGGCGGCAGTCCTGGCCGGGGAAGTGGACAGGGTGGTTTTAACCGGCGGCATGGCCTACTCCCAGTCCTTGGTTGACAAAATAATTGCCAGGGTAAAATTTATCGCCCCGGTTGTAGTGGTACCCGGTGAGGAAGAGCTGCCTTCTCTGGCCCAGGGCGCCTTACGGGTATTAAACGGCGAGGAGGAAGCAAAAATCTATCGCTAA